A genomic stretch from Bradyrhizobium quebecense includes:
- a CDS encoding GNAT family N-acetyltransferase, translating into MTELSLTILPETPKDAQAIERLHERTFGPGRFALSAYRLREHVDHLLDVSFTARIGTLLVGSVRQLPVTIGDTPALMLGPLTVEPPFRSRGVGRALLERAINDARAKGHRLIVLVGDAPYYSRVGFKPVPKGRMTMPGPVDYSRLLVMELVDGAAESVSGPIQPDWSKAI; encoded by the coding sequence ATGACAGAACTGTCCCTGACCATCCTGCCCGAGACCCCAAAAGACGCCCAGGCGATCGAGCGCCTGCATGAGCGCACCTTCGGGCCCGGCCGCTTCGCGCTCAGCGCCTACCGGTTGCGCGAGCATGTCGATCATCTGCTCGACGTCTCCTTCACGGCGCGGATCGGCACGCTGCTGGTCGGCTCGGTGCGCCAACTCCCGGTCACGATCGGCGATACGCCGGCCCTGATGCTCGGGCCGTTGACGGTCGAGCCGCCGTTCCGCAGCCGCGGCGTCGGCCGCGCGCTGCTCGAGCGTGCGATCAACGACGCCCGCGCCAAGGGCCATCGGCTCATCGTCCTTGTCGGTGACGCGCCGTACTATTCGCGGGTCGGCTTCAAGCCGGTCCCGAAGGGGCGGATGACGATGCCAGGCCCCGTCGACTACAGTCGCCTGCTTGTCATGGAACTGGTCGACGGCGCTGCCGAGAGCGTATCCGGACCGATCCAGCCGGACTGGAGCAAGGCGATCTGA
- a CDS encoding DUF4170 domain-containing protein: MSKGSNFWVIGGEFGSMNFHKLVEGSAQVRGPFKTRKEAEECWKEVSEESRHKAGVRFSIVEEPSRVSA, encoded by the coding sequence GCAGCAATTTCTGGGTGATCGGCGGCGAATTCGGCTCGATGAACTTCCACAAGCTCGTCGAAGGCTCGGCCCAGGTCCGCGGTCCGTTCAAGACCCGCAAGGAAGCCGAAGAGTGCTGGAAGGAAGTCTCGGAAGAGAGCCGCCACAAGGCCGGCGTGCGCTTCTCGATCGTCGAGGAGCCGTCGCGGGTATCGGCCTAA
- a CDS encoding DUF4159 domain-containing protein, with the protein MAGLPLSFAEPLLLLGLVSLPVLWWMLRVMPPRPRRIEFPPTRLLFDIAPKEETPSRTPWWLTLLRLAAAALVIFAAAGPIWNPQTGVAAGKQPLVILLDDGWSAASSWDARIKAADELVTNADSDRRGVALVPLSEPTRDITLMPAGAARVALRQLAPKPHSIDRVETLATLERFLKSTGDCDIAWLSDGVDTGRGSEFTEGLGKVIESRNLTIYAGGAQSAQALVAAENAAAKMTVKVLRTESGIAAGTVRAVDAKGSPIGEARYAFGPQERETEAAFDLPVELRNDIARLEISGEHSAGAVQLLDRRWRRRAIGVVSGASNDTAQPLLASTFYLSRALSPFADVRLGDRGAPQQVIGQFLDQRLPMIVMADVGTLSPEIRDRLNAWIEQGGVLVRFAGPRLAQADDDLVPVKLRRGGRTLGGSLTWEKPQHMASFAADGPFTGLTVPKDITVSRQVLAEPDAVLATKSWASLEDGTPLVTGERRGKGVVSLFHVGADMRWSDLPMSGTFVEMLRRLIDMSGYTSKPGPGVASDPNAETVAPLRTLDGFGAFGPPPSTAKPMSADYRDRGTADHPPGFYGTAESPIAVNTLASADRIAPLDTSGLRAKHATYTNTEPRDLRGIMLSTALALFLLDAIVVAMLGGGLAALIRRRAAPAVLALAFVLATMMVPSPTRAQNASSDDFAIKAVSQTRLAYVVTGNADVDSIVKSGMSGLTLFLGQRTALEAGDPVGIDPARDELAFFPLIYWPIVPGAPKPAQDAINKIDAYMKQGGTVIFDTRDAVEAPPGDNGASQTPGMQTLRELLSTLDVPELEPVPREHVLTKTFYLLRDFPGRFNTGQTWVEALPREDDEEAAQRPARGGDGVSPIIITSNDLAGAWAIRPDGQPMLPLTPGEPRQREFAFRAGVNIVMYTLTGNYKADQVHAPALIERLGQ; encoded by the coding sequence ATCGCAGGCCTCCCGCTCTCCTTCGCCGAACCATTGCTGCTATTGGGGCTGGTCAGCCTGCCGGTGCTGTGGTGGATGTTGCGCGTGATGCCGCCGCGGCCGCGCCGGATCGAATTCCCGCCGACGCGGCTGCTGTTCGACATCGCGCCCAAGGAGGAGACGCCGTCGCGCACGCCGTGGTGGCTGACGCTGCTGCGGCTCGCCGCCGCCGCGCTGGTCATCTTCGCCGCCGCCGGGCCGATCTGGAATCCGCAGACCGGCGTTGCCGCCGGCAAGCAGCCGCTGGTGATCCTGCTCGACGACGGCTGGAGCGCGGCCTCGAGCTGGGATGCGCGGATCAAGGCGGCGGACGAGCTGGTCACCAATGCCGACAGCGACCGCCGCGGCGTCGCGCTGGTGCCGCTGTCCGAGCCGACGCGCGACATCACGCTGATGCCGGCCGGCGCTGCGCGCGTCGCGCTGCGCCAGCTTGCGCCAAAACCCCACTCGATCGATCGCGTTGAAACCCTGGCGACGCTGGAACGTTTCCTCAAATCGACCGGCGACTGCGACATCGCCTGGCTGTCCGACGGCGTCGACACCGGTCGCGGCAGCGAATTCACCGAAGGTCTCGGCAAGGTGATCGAGAGCCGCAATCTGACGATCTATGCCGGCGGCGCGCAGTCGGCGCAGGCGCTGGTCGCGGCCGAGAACGCCGCGGCCAAGATGACGGTGAAGGTGTTGCGCACCGAGAGCGGCATCGCGGCGGGAACGGTGCGCGCGGTCGACGCCAAGGGCTCGCCGATCGGCGAGGCCCGCTACGCATTCGGCCCGCAGGAGCGCGAGACCGAAGCCGCCTTCGATCTTCCGGTCGAACTGCGCAACGACATCGCGCGGCTCGAAATCTCCGGTGAGCATTCGGCCGGCGCCGTGCAGCTGCTCGACCGGCGCTGGCGCCGCCGTGCCATCGGCGTGGTCTCGGGTGCGAGCAACGACACCGCCCAGCCGCTGCTGGCCTCGACCTTCTATCTCTCCCGCGCGCTGTCGCCCTTCGCCGACGTCAGGCTCGGCGATCGCGGCGCGCCGCAGCAGGTGATCGGGCAATTCCTCGACCAGCGGCTGCCGATGATCGTGATGGCTGATGTCGGCACGCTGTCGCCGGAGATCCGCGACCGGCTCAATGCCTGGATCGAGCAAGGCGGCGTGCTGGTGCGCTTCGCCGGCCCCCGCCTCGCGCAGGCCGATGACGACCTCGTTCCCGTCAAGCTGCGCCGCGGCGGACGCACGCTCGGCGGCAGCCTGACCTGGGAGAAGCCGCAACACATGGCCTCGTTTGCCGCCGACGGCCCGTTCACGGGCCTCACCGTGCCGAAGGACATCACCGTCAGCCGCCAGGTGCTGGCCGAGCCCGACGCCGTGCTCGCGACCAAGAGCTGGGCCTCGCTCGAGGACGGCACGCCGCTCGTCACCGGCGAGCGTCGCGGCAAGGGCGTGGTCAGCCTGTTCCATGTCGGCGCCGACATGCGCTGGTCGGACCTGCCGATGTCCGGCACCTTCGTCGAGATGCTGCGCCGGCTGATCGACATGTCCGGCTACACCTCGAAGCCCGGCCCCGGCGTCGCCAGTGATCCCAATGCCGAGACGGTGGCGCCGTTGCGCACGCTCGACGGCTTCGGCGCCTTCGGCCCGCCGCCTTCGACCGCCAAGCCGATGTCGGCGGACTATCGCGACCGCGGCACCGCGGACCACCCGCCTGGCTTCTACGGCACCGCCGAGAGCCCGATCGCGGTCAACACGCTGGCTTCCGCCGACCGCATTGCGCCGCTCGACACCTCCGGCCTGCGCGCGAAGCATGCGACCTACACCAATACCGAGCCGCGTGACCTGCGCGGCATCATGCTGTCGACGGCGCTGGCGCTGTTCCTGCTCGATGCGATCGTGGTGGCGATGCTCGGCGGCGGCCTTGCCGCACTGATCCGGCGGCGCGCCGCGCCGGCGGTGCTTGCGTTAGCCTTCGTCCTTGCCACCATGATGGTGCCGTCGCCGACGCGCGCGCAGAACGCCAGCAGCGACGACTTCGCCATCAAGGCGGTGTCGCAGACGCGGCTGGCCTATGTCGTGACCGGCAATGCCGACGTCGATTCCATCGTCAAGTCCGGGATGTCCGGACTGACGCTGTTCCTTGGGCAGCGCACCGCGCTGGAAGCCGGCGATCCCGTCGGCATCGATCCCGCGCGCGACGAACTGGCATTCTTTCCGCTGATCTACTGGCCGATCGTGCCGGGCGCGCCGAAGCCAGCGCAGGACGCCATCAACAAGATCGACGCCTACATGAAGCAGGGCGGCACCGTGATCTTCGACACCCGTGACGCCGTCGAGGCGCCGCCGGGCGACAATGGCGCGTCGCAGACGCCGGGCATGCAGACGCTGCGCGAATTGCTGTCGACCCTCGACGTGCCCGAGCTCGAGCCGGTGCCGCGCGAGCACGTGTTGACCAAGACATTCTATCTGCTGCGCGACTTCCCCGGCCGCTTCAACACGGGCCAGACCTGGGTCGAGGCGCTGCCGCGCGAAGACGACGAGGAGGCCGCGCAGCGCCCGGCACGCGGCGGCGACGGCGTCTCGCCGATCATCATCACGTCGAACGACCTCGCCGGCGCCTGGGCGATCCGTCCCGACGGGCAGCCGATGCTGCCGCTGACCCCGGGCGAGCCGCGCCAGCGCGAATTCGCGTTCCGCGCCGGCGTCAACATCGTGATGTACACGCTGACCGGCAACTACAAGGCCGACCAGGTACACGCGCCTGCCTTGATCGAGCGGCTGGGACAATGA
- a CDS encoding EthD family reductase encodes MIKVSVMYPNNPGARFDHEYYRDKHMPLVKARLGDACKYYTVDKGLAGGAPGTPATYVGMCHIFCDSVEAFAAGMGKHAQEIMGDIPNYTDLQPVIQISEVVVGH; translated from the coding sequence ATGATCAAGGTCAGTGTGATGTATCCGAACAATCCAGGCGCACGCTTTGATCACGAGTATTATCGCGACAAGCACATGCCGCTGGTGAAGGCGCGCCTCGGCGACGCCTGCAAATACTACACCGTCGACAAGGGTCTTGCCGGCGGCGCACCGGGGACGCCCGCAACCTATGTCGGGATGTGTCACATCTTCTGCGACTCGGTTGAGGCCTTCGCGGCCGGTATGGGCAAGCACGCCCAGGAGATCATGGGCGACATTCCGAATTATACCGATCTGCAGCCGGTGATTCAGATCAGCGAAGTCGTCGTCGGTCACTGA
- a CDS encoding AAA family ATPase: MAGADSVEKLEDVIVRSAEQVAGQIKAAKEAVATVIFGQDQVIENTLVTILSGGHALLIGVPGLAKTKLVETLGVTLGLDAKRIQFTPDLMPSDILGAEVLDESSAGKRSFRFISGPVFAQLLMADEINRASPRTQSALLQAMQEQHITIAGARHDLPKPFHVLATQNPLEQEGTYPLPEAQLDRFLMEIDVDYPDRDAERRILFETTGADETLAKASMDAETLITAQRLVRRLPVGDSVVEAILTLVRAARPGTEGGEAGKLIAWGPGPRASQSLMLAVRARALLDGRLAPSIDDVLDLAEPVLKHRMALTFSARAEGRTIPDVIKQLKTRIG; this comes from the coding sequence ATGGCCGGTGCAGACAGCGTCGAAAAACTGGAGGATGTGATCGTCCGCTCGGCCGAGCAGGTCGCGGGCCAGATCAAGGCTGCCAAGGAAGCGGTCGCCACCGTCATCTTCGGCCAGGACCAGGTGATCGAAAACACCCTGGTGACGATCCTGTCCGGCGGCCACGCGCTGTTGATCGGCGTCCCCGGCCTCGCCAAGACCAAGCTGGTCGAAACGCTCGGCGTCACGCTCGGGCTCGACGCCAAGCGCATCCAGTTCACGCCCGACCTGATGCCGTCGGACATTCTCGGCGCCGAAGTGCTCGACGAGAGCTCCGCCGGCAAGCGTTCGTTCCGCTTCATCTCGGGTCCGGTGTTCGCGCAGCTCCTGATGGCCGACGAGATCAACCGCGCCAGCCCGCGCACCCAGTCGGCGCTGCTGCAAGCCATGCAGGAGCAGCACATCACCATTGCCGGCGCGCGGCACGACTTGCCGAAGCCGTTCCATGTGCTCGCGACGCAGAATCCGCTCGAGCAGGAAGGCACCTATCCGCTGCCCGAGGCGCAGCTCGACCGCTTCCTGATGGAAATCGACGTCGACTATCCCGATCGCGACGCCGAGCGGCGCATCCTGTTCGAAACCACCGGTGCCGATGAGACGCTCGCCAAGGCGTCGATGGACGCCGAGACGCTGATCACTGCGCAACGCCTGGTGCGGCGCCTGCCGGTCGGCGATTCCGTGGTCGAGGCGATCCTGACGCTGGTGCGCGCCGCGCGCCCCGGCACCGAGGGCGGCGAAGCCGGCAAGCTGATCGCCTGGGGACCCGGTCCCCGCGCCAGCCAGTCGCTGATGCTGGCGGTCCGCGCCCGCGCGCTGCTTGACGGAAGGCTCGCACCGTCGATCGACGACGTGCTCGATCTCGCCGAGCCCGTGCTCAAGCATCGCATGGCGCTGACCTTTTCGGCGCGCGCCGAGGGCCGCACCATTCCTGACGTGATCAAGCAGTTGAAGACGCGGATCGGTTGA
- a CDS encoding TonB-dependent receptor, translated as MTLQKKRALHIGGASWLLLGAMHGGALADDPPTQLPDITVTAPSPIQRHRTAPTRAPVHVVRAAPSRNRERAAAVQPPQAAPAPAPQQGVLPVVTDQFATVTVVPNEELRRSGGATLGDLLFSKPGITGSSFAPGASSRPIIRGLDVNRVGIVENGLGGGGVSDLGEDHFVPIDPFSTNQIEVVRGPAALRYGSTSIGGVVSATNNRIPDAMPTCAAAPFQSYGLPVKAPLADAGGQGCLNVETRTSVSSVNRGVEGGMLLDAGDNNVAVHADVYGRTTSDYSIPSYPYLFDQTRPVNGRQPNSATQSDGASVGASYFFQGGYIGASITQNDSLYHIPGIDGADHRTRIDAHQTKIAVKGEYRPDAAAIDAVRFWVGATDYRHNELGLADPTDLFSDGVRQTFTSKEQEARFEVQMMPFNARFATVTTAFGLQGGHQELTAPSPDNPGALFNGLWSPNNNNRIAGYVFNEFKFTDSTKAQVAGRIEHVDLHGSTPDFPTDFLPDGAPQSSFSRNPSYTPVSGSVGLIQNLPGDLVGSITAQYVERAPKPAELFSRGAHDATATFDIGNPNLTIETAKSVEVGLRKATGPFRFEVTAYYTRFSNFIYRRLTGVMCGSDFDSCGNGDPSNEGRQAVYSQRDATFRGAEFQSQLDIGPLNGGIWGIENQFDVVRATFTDGSNVPRIPPVRLGGGVYWRDSNWYTRINLVHAFAQNDIAVIGETPTAGYNLLNAEITYNTKLNQSWIGAREMTLGLVGNNLLNQNIRNSVSYTKDEVLMPGLGVRAFANLKF; from the coding sequence ATGACACTTCAGAAGAAACGAGCACTCCACATCGGAGGCGCGAGCTGGCTGCTGCTCGGCGCAATGCATGGCGGCGCGCTGGCCGATGACCCGCCGACGCAACTCCCTGACATCACGGTGACGGCGCCAAGCCCGATCCAGCGGCACCGCACCGCGCCGACGCGCGCGCCGGTTCACGTCGTCCGGGCTGCGCCGAGCCGCAACCGCGAACGCGCCGCAGCCGTGCAACCGCCGCAAGCGGCACCGGCGCCCGCACCACAGCAGGGCGTGTTGCCCGTCGTCACCGACCAGTTCGCAACCGTCACCGTGGTGCCCAACGAGGAACTGCGGCGCTCCGGCGGCGCCACGCTCGGCGATCTCCTGTTCTCCAAGCCCGGCATCACCGGTTCGAGCTTCGCGCCCGGCGCATCGAGCCGGCCGATCATCCGCGGCCTCGACGTCAATCGCGTCGGCATCGTCGAGAACGGCCTCGGCGGCGGCGGCGTCTCGGATCTCGGCGAGGATCATTTCGTGCCGATCGATCCGTTCTCGACCAACCAGATCGAGGTGGTGCGGGGACCTGCCGCGTTGCGCTACGGCTCGACCTCGATCGGCGGCGTGGTGAGCGCCACCAACAACCGGATACCCGACGCGATGCCGACCTGCGCGGCGGCACCATTTCAGAGCTACGGATTGCCGGTGAAGGCACCGCTGGCCGACGCAGGCGGTCAGGGTTGCCTCAATGTCGAGACCCGCACGTCCGTCAGCTCGGTCAATCGCGGCGTCGAGGGCGGCATGCTGCTGGATGCCGGCGACAACAATGTCGCCGTACATGCCGACGTCTATGGCCGCACCACCAGCGACTACAGCATCCCGAGCTACCCGTATCTTTTCGACCAGACCCGGCCGGTGAACGGCCGCCAGCCGAACTCGGCAACCCAGTCGGACGGAGCCTCGGTCGGCGCGTCCTATTTCTTCCAGGGCGGGTATATCGGTGCGTCGATCACCCAGAACGACTCGCTCTACCACATTCCGGGAATCGACGGCGCCGATCATCGGACCCGGATCGACGCGCACCAGACCAAGATCGCGGTCAAGGGCGAGTACCGGCCGGATGCGGCTGCAATCGACGCCGTGCGGTTCTGGGTCGGCGCGACCGACTATCGGCACAACGAGCTCGGGCTTGCCGATCCGACCGACCTGTTCAGCGACGGCGTACGCCAGACCTTCACCAGCAAGGAGCAGGAGGCCCGCTTCGAGGTGCAGATGATGCCGTTCAACGCGCGCTTCGCCACGGTGACCACGGCGTTCGGCCTGCAGGGCGGGCATCAGGAGCTGACCGCGCCGAGCCCGGACAACCCAGGCGCGCTGTTCAACGGGCTGTGGAGCCCGAACAACAACAACCGCATCGCGGGCTACGTGTTCAACGAATTCAAGTTCACGGATTCGACCAAGGCGCAGGTCGCGGGCCGCATCGAGCATGTCGACCTGCACGGATCGACGCCGGATTTCCCGACGGACTTCCTGCCGGACGGCGCGCCGCAAAGCTCGTTTTCACGCAATCCGTCCTACACGCCGGTCAGCGGCAGCGTCGGGCTGATCCAGAACCTGCCCGGCGACCTCGTCGGCAGCATCACGGCGCAGTATGTCGAGCGCGCGCCGAAACCCGCCGAGCTGTTCTCGCGCGGCGCGCATGATGCCACCGCGACCTTCGACATCGGCAATCCGAACCTGACCATCGAGACCGCGAAATCGGTCGAGGTCGGCCTGCGCAAGGCGACCGGCCCGTTCCGCTTCGAGGTCACCGCCTATTACACCCGCTTCAGCAATTTCATCTATCGCCGCCTGACCGGGGTGATGTGCGGCAGCGATTTCGATTCCTGCGGCAATGGCGATCCCAGCAACGAGGGCCGGCAGGCGGTGTATTCGCAGCGTGATGCGACCTTCCGTGGCGCCGAGTTCCAGAGCCAGCTCGATATCGGCCCACTCAACGGCGGCATCTGGGGCATCGAGAACCAGTTCGACGTGGTGCGCGCCACCTTCACCGACGGCAGCAACGTGCCGCGGATTCCGCCGGTGCGGCTTGGCGGCGGCGTCTACTGGCGCGACAGCAACTGGTACACCCGGATCAACCTGGTGCACGCGTTTGCGCAGAACGACATCGCAGTCATCGGCGAGACGCCGACCGCGGGATACAATTTGCTGAACGCGGAGATCACCTACAACACCAAGCTCAATCAATCATGGATCGGCGCGCGCGAGATGACGCTTGGCCTGGTCGGCAACAATCTGCTCAACCAGAACATCCGCAACTCAGTGTCCTACACCAAGGACGAGGTGCTGATGCCGGGCCTCGGCGTGCGGGCCTTCGCCAATCTGAAGTTCTGA
- a CDS encoding NUDIX domain-containing protein has product MTVLLDLRKRYEPQIRWVFHFYWRLARSMTLGVRAVVLDADNKVFLVKHSYVQGWYLPGGGVEVGESFIEALRRELEEEGRIELDGMPVLHGIFHNSHVSPRDHVAVYVVRNYRQDRLPEPNREIVACGFFDPADLPDDTTPGTRLRIAEVLEGKPPPATWR; this is encoded by the coding sequence GTGACGGTCCTGCTCGATTTACGCAAGCGCTACGAGCCGCAGATCAGGTGGGTGTTTCATTTCTACTGGCGGCTGGCCCGCAGCATGACACTCGGGGTCCGCGCCGTCGTGCTCGACGCCGATAACAAGGTGTTCCTGGTCAAGCACAGCTACGTCCAGGGCTGGTATCTGCCCGGAGGCGGGGTCGAGGTTGGTGAAAGTTTTATCGAAGCGCTGCGGCGCGAGCTGGAAGAGGAGGGGCGGATCGAGCTCGACGGCATGCCGGTGCTGCACGGCATCTTCCACAACAGCCACGTCTCGCCGCGCGACCATGTCGCGGTCTATGTCGTCAGGAACTACCGGCAGGACCGCCTGCCGGAGCCGAATCGCGAGATCGTGGCCTGCGGCTTCTTCGATCCGGCTGATCTGCCTGATGACACCACCCCCGGTACGCGGCTGCGGATCGCGGAGGTGCTCGAGGGCAAGCCGCCGCCGGCGACATGGCGGTGA
- a CDS encoding metallophosphoesterase family protein encodes MAVFRLAHLSDPHLPPLPAARLRDLAGKRAFGYLNWTRNRHKYHRRDVLDTLVSDMQAQQPDHVAVTGDLVNLALDAEFNPARQWLEGVGGAADVTVVPGNHDAYVRATRHRFVSHFGDYLRGDADGAASHFPFVRRRGPVTLIGVSSAVPTPPLMATGWLGHAQLGALDTILARLSREDAFRVLLVHHPLHSDGRAKRLTDSHQLLALLKRHGVELVLHGHDHIHSTMWFDGPERKIPAIGVPSASALARKHYPAAAYNLFSIERDGNGWRCEQTVRGIGADDGIRELKQVRLS; translated from the coding sequence ATGGCGGTGTTCCGTCTGGCGCATTTGTCGGATCCGCATCTGCCGCCGCTGCCGGCTGCGCGGCTGCGCGATCTCGCCGGCAAGCGCGCCTTCGGCTACCTGAACTGGACGCGCAACCGTCACAAATATCATCGCCGCGACGTGCTCGACACGCTGGTATCGGACATGCAGGCACAGCAGCCGGACCATGTCGCCGTGACCGGCGATCTCGTCAACCTGGCGCTGGATGCCGAGTTCAATCCGGCCCGGCAATGGCTCGAGGGCGTCGGCGGCGCTGCCGACGTCACCGTGGTCCCCGGCAATCACGACGCCTATGTGCGCGCGACCCGGCATCGCTTCGTCAGTCACTTCGGCGACTATCTGCGCGGCGACGCCGATGGCGCGGCATCGCATTTTCCGTTCGTGCGCCGCCGCGGGCCGGTGACGCTGATCGGCGTCTCCTCGGCGGTGCCGACGCCGCCGCTGATGGCCACCGGCTGGCTCGGCCATGCCCAGCTCGGCGCGCTGGATACGATCCTCGCACGGCTGTCGCGGGAGGACGCCTTCCGCGTCCTCCTGGTGCACCACCCGCTGCACTCCGACGGGCGCGCCAAGCGGCTGACCGACTCGCATCAGCTGCTGGCGCTGCTCAAGCGGCACGGCGTCGAGCTGGTGCTGCATGGCCACGACCACATCCATTCGACGATGTGGTTCGACGGCCCCGAGCGGAAGATCCCGGCGATCGGCGTGCCGTCGGCATCGGCGCTGGCGCGCAAGCACTATCCGGCGGCGGCCTACAATCTGTTCTCGATCGAGCGCGACGGCAATGGCTGGCGCTGCGAGCAGACCGTGCGCGGCATCGGCGCTGACGACGGCATTCGCGAGCTGAAGCAAGTGCGGCTATCCTAA
- a CDS encoding glycine-rich domain-containing protein, with product MVVTPASAFFGILAAAAVVGSAVLFGKWQTLRRAEYIRTFKWPAGLLARLEKHHPGFARKDSALVSRGLRQFFLAYLMSGKRYVSMPSQAADDLWHEFILYTREYDAFCRRAFGSFLHHTPAVVLVKERRRSNEGLRRVWWYCCKYENIDPVRPTRLPLLFALDAKLSIANGFIYHTDCEALRRSGIGGNSPYCGGDFADSSIDGSSAGFGDAGSDGSHGGHGGDGGGHGGGDGGGGDSGGGCGGGCGGGGGGD from the coding sequence GTGGTCGTAACTCCCGCCTCGGCATTTTTCGGCATCCTGGCGGCGGCCGCGGTGGTCGGCAGTGCCGTGCTGTTCGGCAAATGGCAGACGCTGCGGCGCGCCGAATATATCCGCACCTTCAAGTGGCCGGCCGGCCTGTTGGCCCGGCTCGAGAAGCATCACCCCGGCTTCGCCCGCAAGGACAGCGCGCTGGTGTCGCGCGGCCTGCGGCAGTTCTTCCTCGCCTATCTGATGAGCGGCAAGCGTTACGTCTCGATGCCGTCGCAAGCGGCCGACGACCTCTGGCACGAATTCATTCTCTACACCCGCGAATACGACGCGTTCTGCCGCCGTGCCTTCGGATCCTTCCTGCACCACACGCCCGCGGTCGTGCTGGTGAAGGAGCGGCGCCGGAGCAATGAAGGGCTGCGGCGGGTCTGGTGGTATTGCTGCAAGTACGAGAACATCGATCCGGTCAGGCCGACGCGGCTGCCGCTATTGTTCGCGCTCGACGCCAAGCTCAGCATAGCGAACGGCTTCATCTATCACACCGACTGCGAGGCGCTGCGCCGCAGCGGCATCGGTGGCAACAGTCCGTATTGCGGCGGCGATTTCGCCGACTCGTCGATCGACGGATCGTCGGCGGGTTTTGGCGATGCCGGCAGTGACGGAAGCCATGGCGGCCATGGTGGCGACGGGGGTGGCCACGGCGGCGGTGATGGAGGTGGCGGTGACAGCGGAGGCGGCTGCGGTGGTGGGTGTGGCGGCGGCGGGGGCGGTGATTAG
- a CDS encoding DUF2946 family protein: MKWFRRRIKTGSRLALFALAVQFVLSFGHFHPIAAAQAAPAVQTGLSLLDLAYIGTSATPDLAVQVTGTEPPTRHDNDRHPADNCAICTVISLASSMLFTAPPVLLLPEAVELLFRTTNAEFIHLKSAPAAFHSRAPPLS; the protein is encoded by the coding sequence ATGAAGTGGTTCCGGAGACGCATCAAGACTGGCTCGCGGCTGGCGCTGTTCGCGCTCGCCGTCCAGTTTGTGCTGTCGTTCGGGCACTTCCACCCCATTGCGGCCGCGCAAGCGGCGCCCGCGGTCCAGACCGGCCTGTCGCTGCTCGATCTCGCCTATATCGGGACCTCGGCGACGCCGGACCTTGCGGTCCAGGTGACCGGGACCGAGCCGCCCACGAGGCACGACAACGACCGGCATCCGGCCGACAATTGCGCGATCTGCACCGTCATCTCGCTCGCGAGCAGCATGCTGTTCACGGCGCCGCCGGTACTCCTGTTGCCGGAAGCCGTCGAGCTTCTGTTCCGCACCACCAATGCCGAATTCATCCATCTGAAATCGGCGCCTGCGGCCTTCCACTCCCGCGCGCCTCCCCTGTCCTGA
- a CDS encoding DUF58 domain-containing protein: MAADNRHRNEEILAVRRADGESRTLAASLPRLVLEARRVAANVIHGLHGRRRAGSGENFWQYRRFVSGEPSQRVDWRRSARDDHLYVREQEWEAAHTVWIWPDRSPSMAFTSREARDSKLERGLIVAFALAELLVAGGERVGIPGLLNPTASLNVIDKMAEAMLHDEKARASLPPSFVPSSLAEIVVLSDFWSPIAEITAMLGGLSSSGAHGTMIQVVDPAEETFPYSGRVEFVEPEAGSVITAGRAESWASDYVARVALHREQIRAETNRLDWLFSTHTTSRSAAELLLFLHAGMMVSKGGGRSTVKAGRSA; this comes from the coding sequence ATGGCGGCAGACAACAGGCACCGGAACGAGGAGATCCTGGCGGTTCGACGTGCCGATGGCGAAAGCCGAACGCTCGCCGCATCGCTGCCGCGTCTTGTGCTTGAGGCCCGCCGCGTCGCCGCCAACGTCATCCATGGCCTGCACGGCCGCCGCCGCGCCGGCTCGGGCGAGAATTTCTGGCAATACCGCCGCTTCGTCTCCGGCGAGCCGTCGCAGCGCGTCGACTGGCGCCGCTCGGCGCGCGATGACCATCTCTATGTCCGCGAGCAGGAGTGGGAGGCCGCGCACACCGTGTGGATCTGGCCCGACCGCTCGCCTTCGATGGCCTTTACCTCGCGCGAAGCCCGCGACAGCAAGCTGGAGCGCGGACTGATCGTCGCCTTCGCGCTCGCCGAGCTGCTCGTAGCGGGCGGAGAACGCGTCGGCATTCCCGGCCTGCTGAACCCGACCGCGAGCCTCAACGTGATCGACAAGATGGCGGAAGCGATGTTGCACGACGAGAAGGCGCGCGCGAGCCTGCCGCCGTCCTTCGTGCCGTCGTCGCTGGCCGAAATCGTCGTGCTGTCGGATTTCTGGTCGCCGATCGCGGAGATCACGGCGATGCTGGGCGGGCTTTCCTCCTCCGGCGCGCACGGCACCATGATCCAGGTCGTCGATCCCGCCGAAGAGACCTTTCCCTATTCGGGCCGCGTCGAATTCGTCGAGCCCGAGGCCGGCAGCGTCATCACCGCGGGCCGCGCCGAGAGCTGGGCGAGCGACTATGTCGCGCGCGTCGCCCTGCATCGTGAGCAGATCCGTGCCGAGACCAATCGGCTCGACTGGCTGTTCTCGACCCACACCACCAGCCGCTCCGCGGCCGAACTGCTGCTGTTCCTGCATGCCGGCATGATGGTGAGCAAGGGCGGCGGCCGCTCAACCGTCAAGGCGGGACGCAGCGCATGA